The sequence below is a genomic window from Pseudorca crassidens isolate mPseCra1 chromosome 7, mPseCra1.hap1, whole genome shotgun sequence.
GAAAACTGGACTGTACAGGGAAGTCTAATGAAAACCTtaggatactgaatataccaCTGAGATGAGCTAGTTTACAGTGTGACTTGAGGAACAAAAAGGtcaatcaaaaaacaaacaaaaaaaccccctcCAAAATATAAGTTACAGACATTCAGTGCCTCCTAGCAGAGCCtaaatcaaatttgaaaaaaaaaaagtaaaaaatgttaggaaaaaaattattaaggagtGGAGACAGTATCTatacttctttgaaaaatgtcttttttttctatcttatattaaaaagcaaaaggtCAGCTTTATATTCTTAAAGTCTCCTTTCCTGATTTGGGGAGATAGATAGGTGTGTTTCTAAGGCGGCTGCCCCATGACACCCAAGGGTATCACAAAGGCAGCAGCTCAATGCCCTGAAGGTGAACGAGAACAAAGTCCAGTGCAGAAGCTGTCCATCTGATGCAGTTTGGAGAATCCATGGCAGGGCagccggggaggggtggggtgcaaTAGGGTCAGGAAGGCTTGGGGAGGGGGACGGAGGGCAAGGGGGACCACAGAGTGAAGGACAGAGAGCGTCAAGTCACTTCAGATCTCAGCTGCCTGAACGTTTTACATCAGTTTTCTACCAACCTGCGCACCTGAACATGGAGTCTTTTAAAGCCCCCTTACTGAGAAAAGGAGGTGAAACATCTTCCCTCTTTCCCAAACACTCAGCTTTCCTGACACGCCCAGTTTAATGCACACGCGCCCGCGAGCAGGCGTGCGTACATGCACCAGGGGAgtgtatgtgtgcatgcgtgtgcgaCACTTCTGCGGCCACACGGATGAGCACAGAGCCGCCCACGCCCAAAGTGTGCACGCGTGATTgcgtacacacatgcacacacacactgaaaaaaGCACTTAAGTTTCCAGGGGGCATTTATAATGAGGTCCACAGTGTTTAGAActtaaattcctttttctttgtttgcgACAgtgttgtgtggtttttttttttcctaacgttctcttcttttttctttgttctttcttttcatccGGAAGTCTTAAAGCATGTTGGATTTCAGAAACATGAGTTTGTTCATATCTTCTGGACTGAGCAGTCGCCTCCTTTTGATGAGAAGTGCTTGTTCACACATATTTACACACCCGCTCCTGGCCCCCACGGCCGGCACCGCGAGGAGCCAGAAGGCGAGCTTGGCGAGTTTTGTGTGCTTTTGGGTCACGCACGACCAGTACTGGAAGAGATCCGGGGTGGCCTGGAAGAGGGGTTCCTGCAGGTAATCGTACACTTCCTTCTTCCCGAGCCGGTCGTCCTCCTGGGCGGCGGGGTTCTCGCCGGGGGCGGAGCGGGGCTTCTTGGCGGCGGGCTCGAAGTCGGCCTCCTCGGTCCAGGACTCCTTGACCTCGTTGATGAGCTCGCACACCTTGCCGATGATCTCCTCGTGCTGGTAGGGCGGGACGGGCCGCAGCTTCTGCTGTGGGTCCAGGATCATGGCCACCTTGTGCGCCGGGTGCACCTTGAAGTTCTCCTTGAGCGCCTCCAGGAAGAGGTGGCAGAGCTTGCTGACGGTGCCCGCGTCGTTGGCCTTGGCCGTGAACAGCTTCTCCAGCCTGACGTAGGTGGGCAGCACCAGCTGCAGGGTGGGCTGGCTCTCGTTGCTCAGCTCGATGACCGCCTGCTTCACCGGCGTCAGGATGGCGGCCAGGTTGCTGAGCAGGTGCTTGTTGAGGCTCTGGATGAGGTTCATCTTCTTAGCCCGGCTGTAGAACTCGCAGATCTGCTCGTAGCGCTCGTGCACCAGCAGCAGCGAGTCCGTGACCGAGTTCCAGCAGGGCGGCGGCGAGGTCTCCTCCAGCGAGCCGAAGGTCTCCTTGGCGAGCCCAGTAGAGCCCGCCAGGTCCTCACACACGTTGAGCAGCTCGATGACCTCGTGCATGCTGCGGGCCTGCAGCGTCCGCTTGCTCAGCACACTCTGCACCACCGAGTTCAAGGCACAGGCTGAGCAGCGAAGGCACATGCCGGCCTTGGAGAAGGCGGATGCGCTCACCCGGCAGTCTGTCACGTACACTGTCCTGATCTCCGACATCACGAACTCCGACAGCACGTTCTGCACCCAGTGGTGCACCAGGTCGCCGCTGTCGCGAATGTCCGCGCCCTTCACGCCCAGCACGTAGCTCTTGATGTGGTTGCCCTCTGCCTGGTAGGCCGTGAGGATGTAGCAGGAGTCAGGGCCGACGCTCTGCGAGTGACAGGTGACGCCGATGCCCAGGCAGGCGTTGCTGCCCAAGGCGCACGTCACCTTCACCTTCACCTGGTTGTACATGCGCGGCAGGTGCTTCAGCGCCAGCGTGTTGAAGTTGCCCAGGATCTCGGTGACTGAGAAGGCCCCGTAGCGGGCGCCGCTGTCCACCAGCGTCTGGGCCAGCTTCAGGAACTCCTTCCCGCTCACCACGCTCAGCGCGCCCAAGTCGGCACACATGACCCGCAGCAGCCGCTCTGCGATGTTCTGCCGCTCCTTCTCGGGGATCATGCTGTTAGGTGTTAAACCACTGGTCGTGGCTGGCAGGGGACACAAAGAGAGGTGTGATTAACCCTGCCAATCAAGGCTCCTTGGTCTGGCAGTGGCCTAATACTCAAGCATCTAGTGTTAGGAATTATGAACAGATTTCATCTTCCACACAAACTGATGGTCTTGGCAGTCTTTAATATGTGACAGTCTCACAGGAATAAAGTTCTGTGATTGATTAGTAATGCCTGCCGTGAGCATGGGAATAGACTGTAGTGATACGTGTGCAAATACTTGTTGCATGTCATTCACCTTGACCTCTGAAGCCAACCAGTCTAACCTCTTCCTCAATATAGGAATGGCCTCTAACACAGGAGTCGCTAGTGAATAAGGTACATGAGGCCACAGTGTCAGGAAAAAGCAGACAAGAGAAATCGTGGAGAGTGGATTTGGATTCTAATTCTGATTGTCACTAAtctgtgttctctgaccacaaacaGATCACCTCTCCCCAGGCTGCCTCTGTCCACCCCACGAGGTCAGAATTCCCACCAATGAGGTCTCAGGCATGAAAGTGCTTTGGAAACCATGATGCGTGGTCTTGCACCACCATGGGAGACACACAGGGGTGGGGATGTGGGAGCAGAGGGGAACAAGCTGGGGTTGAGGGGGAGGCCTCTGGAGGTGGGTGTAGTAGACTTCCACCAGTCCCCGGGTCCGCCCAGGAAAGACCTACTGTTGTTGGCActgttcctctgggcctggggcttccaCTTCTCCTCCACGACAGCAGGGGGCGATCGGGACTGGTTGGAGGCGATGTTGTTCTCGTTGTCTGCTGCGGGCACAAAGGGGACAGTGTGTTTCCCTGTAGTGCAAGAGGCCTGCCGGCTCACCAGGCGAGAAGAACTAGAGCATGCAGGTGGAGGCAAGACTGGCCTCTGGGActcaggcctgggttcaaatccggGCTCCTAAGACAACTATCTGAGGCCCGCAAAGCCTCATTTTCATCACTCGGAAGAATGAAGATAATCACACAATTGCCAGAAGGACTAACAAGAGATCATACAGGAAAAGAGCTGGGTACAGTGCTCAGCACGGAGTAAGCACTCAGGGAATGGGAACCGCTGTGTCCCGGGTCTGGCTGGGAGGCACCCCCCAACACCCCCGAGCACAAAGTTCTAGCTCTGAGACCCGGGAGGGGGTGCCCATTACACTCCAAGAGGCCAAAAGCATCTCACGCTCTTGCTTCTATAAAgtgtgccttttcatctttttagtatattttaaacttaaaagaaCACAACAAAACCAAAGCCCTATATGACATAAAGTATACAATTCCCAACCCCCTCGCTACATGTAGGAAGTGAAAACCAAAGTCTAGATACAGGAAAGGATTTGcccaggaaaacacagaaaaccagcagcagagctgggacggACATCCCAGGTCTCCCGGTTCCTAGCTGCCTCCTCCCTGCACGTCCCTAATTTTTGTTAACGTGTGCAGCCATTTTCAGTTTTAAGTAATGGGCAGGTACCATCCTCTATGCACGGTTAGTCCTTGACATTTCTGTAAGATCATATCTGAGTGGAAATGGTCTGAGTTACATGCCTGCCATCACAAATGGCCACACAGTCTTTTATCACACAATATTCCACAAATTGCTTAACTACACTCCAAGACCTAAGTTTCTGGGCTGTGCCGTTTACAATATTACTATTCTGCTATGAACCTACTTGCCTAATATTCTCATATTGTTTCTCTGTGCTCTTTGGCTGTTGTTGTGGGTGTATTTCTTTGAGACATCATCTTACAGGTAGAATTCACAACCTGAGGATATGAATGGGTCAGTGGCCTCTGTTCAGGGTTGCCAGACATCCTTCTTCCATTCTTCTCAGTTAAAGGCATCAGGCCTTAGAGGTCAAGGCCACACTATTCATAGAAGAGGCCTCCCCAACTTGTACATATTCAGTCAGCACTGCAAGACTAGTCAAGAGACTCTGGGATGTGCACTCAAGGAATAGTTTGCAGCCACTAGAAAGGTGGTCATGTAGACTGGAGCAACATGGGAAAATGCATAAGATAATGAAAAGCAAGCTCTAATCATAATGTCATACGTATTATTTATAGATACATATTTTAGACTCACAAGTCAAATAACGAACAAATCTATGCATCAAAAAAAGATGGGGAGGGGACTTTCACTTCTGCCCTCCAGATGCAAACAACTGCTAATCATGATGATATATGACTGCTTTCATACAGGCAACCCAGGGTCTGatcccagaaaaagaaacaaatgcggTGAGCTCTCTGACTGTGCAACTTACTGCCCGGAAGCAGTTTTCAAGATGCTGCGTAGGACCAGGGAACTGAACAGAGCCCAGCGGTCCCCTTGAAGAGACAGAGATTAAAGTTCAGGCAGGCCCAAGACAGCTAGAATTTACAGGGAAAAGTACCAAAGAGGAGGGAGTTACAAAAAGAGAGAGCTCTGGAGATTTCAATGGGGTTCCCTGGAGCCTTTGCTGTAGCTAATCTGCCTATGCATAGGGTCGAATTCCACAGGACTAGGGCAAGAATCACTAAAATGCAGTAGGCTGATAACTCCCAGGGCTCCCACGTGGGGGAAATCATCTGCATCCCCTCCACCAGAATGGAAAGACCTCAATGCATGAGAAATACTATGGGGCTAAATTAGCCATAGACTAAGCCACTAGATCTGCCCTAATACATTGAAAGAGCAAACCTCCAAAGTATTAAGGTGATCCCAGGTAACAAACTGTAAGCCAAGTTTAATACTcctaaaaaatacaacatctAGCATCTAACACTATAAAATGCACAATGTCATTCATCTAATAAGTACCAGACGTTCAAAATAGTAGGAAAATATGACCTATAACATAAGGAGACAAAccaatcaatagaaacagacctAGAAAGGACAGAGATGATGGAATTAGCTAATAAGGTGCTTACAACAGctgctgaaaaaaaatcagtgaagctGGAGACAGAGCAAAAAGACTACCCAATGAAAACCAGAGAGAGTAAAagattggaaataaataaatggagcatGGACAATGTTAAGGAGTCTAACATAAAtataattggagtcccagaaaaagGGGGtgaggcagaaaaaatatttgaagaaatggccAGAATCTTTCCAAATTGGAGGAAAACCATAAACCCAGGTTCTAAAAGCTCAACTGACCCCCAGcagaaatacataaagaaaacacCACCAAGGCACAGTATCATAATCCAATTGTTGAAAACCAATGACAAGAGAaactcttaaaagcagccagagaggggGACAAGTTAAGTACAGgggaacaaaaataacaacagacCCAGCAGGTAACAGAACAAACTATTAAAAGAGAATGTCAACCTAAaattctaaatgtccatcaatagatgaatgcataaagaagatatttatattatatttataatctaaatttatataatataaattatatttatacaatgggatattactcagccataaaaaagaatgaaatagtgccatttgcagctacatggatggacctagagatgatcatactaagtgaagcgagccagacaaataccatataatatcgcttatatgtggaatgtaaaataatgatacaaatgaacttatatatcaatacaaaacagaaacagacccacagacacagaaaacaaactcatggttaccaaagaggaaaggcggggagggatcaattaggagtttgggattaacatatatacactactatatataaaacagacaaacaacaaggacccactgtatagcacagggaactatactcgatattttgtaataacctataagggaaaagaatctgaaaaaaagatatgtatgtatgtataactgaatcactttgctgtgcacctgaaactaatgcaacattataaatcaactatacttcaatttaaaaaaaacacaaaaaaaattaaaaataaaataagggaatTCTAAATCCAGTGATACTATCTTTCACAGATGGAGGTAAAataaggaccaaaaaaaaaaaaaaaatcatacctgcaactataagaaatgttaaaggaagttctttaggtattaaaaaaaaaaatgacatcaccCCCCCCAAAGAGAAAATAACATCAAATAAGAATCTGGatctagagaaagaaataaagagttctggaaattgtacatgaatggatataaaaagtattttccctcatttttaatctctttaacaAGATAACTGACTGctcactggaaaaaaataacaatgaattgTGGTAATTATATGTAGAAATAAACCATATGTTAACAATAGAAGAAAGACTAGGGAGGGGAAATAGAAGATTGTGTTGAAAGTTTTTCACACAATATGAAAAGGATAATAGCCTTTAAATGTAGACTTGATAAGTTAGAAATGCATAGTTCAAAACCCAAATAGACTATAAAAAAAACAATAGTTATAGCAAATAAATCCATTGTAGAGATAAAAATGGAACCATAAAAAATTCTCAGTccaaaataaggcaaaaaattagagaaaaaggaataagCAACAAGTGAAACAATTAGTAAACAAATACGAaaatggtagatttaaacccagTAATACTGAAATCACATTAAATTTAAATGGTCTCCACATTTCAAATAAAAGTAGACTTTGTCATActtaataaaaaagcaagaccccaTGATATGCTATCTATAAGAAACCTATTTAAATATGAAGACATggataagttaaaagtaaaaggttaaataaaggtaaaacatacaaacagtaATGAAGAGAAAGGTGGAGATGCTTGTGACAGTATTACAGAAAGAACAGACCTCAGAACAAGAAATATGATCAGGGGTAACAAGAGaccctacataatgataaagtggTCAAATCACCAAGAATATATACTAATCCTAAGTGTGTGTGCAAGTGATAAAAGAGCATtaaaacacatgaaacaaaagctgagaaaactgaaaaaagaaatagataaacctAACAACTGGAAATTTCAACTGTCTTCTCTCAGTAATTGCTACTCtcatgagaaaagagaaaaaaagactgaatataAATGAACAGAGTGGACAACACCAAGCAGTCCCATATACATATAACTAGCTTACCAGAAAAACGAGGTGGAACAGAAAAAtactgaaatcatataaagtataGCCTCTGACCATAactgaattaaattagaaatcaacaacaaaaagacatttGGAGAAATTTCAACTATTTGAATATTAAACATCACAGTTGTAAATAGCCCATAGGTCAAAGAAACATAAGGGAGATCAGAAAATGTTCTGAACTAAACATTAAAACATAACgtttcaaaatttgtgggatacatctaaataaatgttatttataacattaaataattatattagaaaagaataaacatttaaaatcagtGTTATAAAGCTTCTACACTAAGAGATCTGAAGAGTAAGTTTAAAGAGTAAGTTGAGTCTAAcataagcagaagaaaggaaataatacagataaaagcagaaattaatgaaacagaagaTGGATAaacacaatagagaaaaatcaatgaaactaaaagctaatTTTTTGTAGAgatcagtaaaattgataaacctctaacaagaaacattaaaaaaagaaaaagaggacacaaATTATTAGTAGCAGGAGTAAAAGaaggggacatcactacagatgcTACACATATCAAAGGGATTAAAATGATTATGAATAACTTTAGGccaataaattcaacaatttaagtgaggcaaaaaaaaacaaacaaaaaaaccccctaaAAAACATAAAGTACCAAAGTTCACTCCAGAAGAAACAGGTAACCTCAAATCTCTTAAGTTCTATAACTATTAAGAAATTCAGTTCATAGTTTACAtaatttcccacaaagaaaattcccATATGGGTTCACTGGAAAGTTTGACCACATATTTAAGGCAGGAATAATACAAATTCTAAACAAATTCTCCCAGAATTAGAATAGGAAAGAACATTTCCCAAATCATTTTATAAGGCTGTCATTACCCTGAtccaaaactagagaaaaaaattacaagaaaagaaactacagaccaacatccttcataaacatatacacaaaaatccttaacaaactaTTAGCAAGCcaaatatagtaatatataaaaataacaacacatcatgggagttccctggcagtttcagtggttaggactcagcactttcacagctgtggcccgggttcaacccctggtcagggaactaagatctcgcaagtcatgtggccaaaaataaaaaatataaaaataaaaaataacatatcaTGAATAAATGAAGCTTATCCCAGAAATAGAATAGTTACAGAAAACCAATCAGTGTAATTCCCTATactaagaggaaaacaaaaatacgAAAAATCATCTCCACAGATATAAATGCActttaaaatgtgataaaattcaatacccaCCTATGATACAAAAcctcagcaaactaggaagagaaggaaacttTCTCAACCTCATAaaggacatcaaaaacaaaaaacaaaaaaaaacaagtttactgatctgatagaaataaaaaggattataaggaaATACTATGAACAGTAGTATTCCAACAAATTAGATGACCTGgatgaaacagacaaattcctAGAGAGACATAAACTACTAAAACTGATTCAAGAAGTAGAAAATCTGGATAGATCTATTAAAAAGACTGAATTAGCAGTCAAAACAccgaccataaaaaagaaaaggaaagcccaGGCTCAGATAGCTTCATCAGTGAAttctataaaaagttaaaagaacacTTCACAAATTCTTCTGTGAATTtgagaggagggaacacttctcaattcattctatgaggcaggTATTATTCTGATACCAAAACATGACTGAGAagtcacaagaaaaaacaaactatagTCCACTATGccttatgaatatagatacaaacaTCCTTAATAAAACAGAGCAgaccaaatccagcaacatatacaACAggttatacaccatgatcaggtggtatttattccaggaatacaagattagttcaacacacaaaaatcaataccatattaaaagaataaaggacaaaaaccacacgataatttcaatagatgcagaaaaattatttgacaaaaatccaacaccctctcatgataaaaacactcaacaaactaggaattgAAGGGAACTTTTTCAACTTGacaaagggcatctatgaaaaacccactgCCAACATCATAGTTAATGGTTAAACATGAAAAACTTTcctcttaagatcaggaacaagataagaatgtccactctcttttattcaacatgtattagaggttctagccaggtcaatgaaagaaaaaaagaaagaaagaataaaaaagaaaagaaaaataaagggcatCCACATgaatggaagaagtaaaatgatctaCTTACAGAttacagatgacatgactgtgtgtatagaaaatcctatggaatacacacacacacacacacacacaactattaAAACTTATAAATAAGTTCAGCAAGGTTTCAGGATATGACATCAATATGCTAAAAAAAGTCAATTATATTTCTCTACGTTAGCAATGAACactccaaaaattaaattaaggaaataattccatttataaaagcttctaaaagaataaaatacttaggaataaatttacaaaagaagtataagacttgtacacttaaaactaaaaacattattgaaagaactcaaagaagatttaaataaatgaagaggcatCCCATGTTCAAAGactggaagacaatattgttaaaacGGCAATATTCCCCAAGTTGAtctagattcaacacaatccctatcaaaagtcCTGCTGTCGTTTTTGCAGATATTGACAAGTTGAGCCTAAAGTTTATGTGacacagaatagccaaaacactcttgaagaagaacaaagttgggggGCTTAGACTTCCCGATTTCAAAGCTGTTATAAAGtcacagtaatccagacagtgtgcttctggcacaaacacagacgtacagatcaatgaaatagaattcagaatccagaaataaaccctcacatttacagtcaattgatttttgacaagggtgccaggATAATTCAATGGGGGAACAAAGAGTCTTTCTAAAAATGGTGCTGAGATAACTGGATatccaaaagaatgaagctgggcCCCTACctcataccacatacaaaaattaacacagAATGGAATACAGGCCTAAATGTAacagtgaaaactataaaactcttataagcAAACAGAGGAGTTAAGTCTCTGTGACCCTgggttaggcaatgatttcttacatatgacatcaaaagtataaacaatgaaagaaaaagtagGCAGTCGTCATCAAAAatctttgtgcttcaaaggacagcatcaagaaagtgaaaagacaacctacagaatgggagaagatatttgtaaatcatatatctataGAGCCCTCgtatataaagataaaaagatctcttacaactcaataataaaaaaacccaattaaacaatgggcaaaggatctgaatagacatttctccaaagaagatatttaaatggccaataagcacatgaaaaagtgttcaacatcatttgtcatcaGGAATACAcagattaaaatcacaatgacatATCCCTTAAtgcactagaatggctataatcaaaaagccAGATAATAACGAGCGTtatcaaggatgtggagaaactggacccctcacacactgttggtggaaatgtaaaaatggtgtagccacttgaggaaacagtatggcagttccctaaaaggttaaatatagagtgaccaaatgacccagcatttctactcctaggtatctacctaGTAGttaaaaacattgtaaagcaattatactccaataaagacgttaaaaaaaaaaatgttcacacaGGGACTTGCACTTGGgcattcacagcagctttattcgtaatagccccaaactggagacagcctaaatgtccatctgtaggggaatagataaacaaattgtggtatatccaaacaatgaaatattactcagaaataaaaagaaatactgataTCACAGAACAACAGGGATGAGCCTCAAAAGGATGCTAAAGTGAAAGAAGTGAGACACAAACGACTAAATATCATCTAATTCCATTTATACAGAATTCCagtaaaggcaaaactataacAAAAGAAAG
It includes:
- the ZNF618 gene encoding zinc finger protein 618 isoform X3, with product MNQPGGAAAPQADGASAAGRKSTASRERLKRNQKSTKVEGPEPVPAEASLSAEQGTMTEVKVKTELPDDYIQEVIWQGEAKEEKKGVSKDGTGDVPAEICVVIGGVRNQQTLGSYECGICGKKYKYYNCFQTHVRAHRDTEATSGEGASQGNNFRYTCDICGKKYKYYSCFQEHRDLHAVDDPFDQGVVATDEVKEEPPEPFQKIGPMNNITSEIFKKKEVRQCQKRETGNYTCEFCGKQYKYYTPYQEHVALHAPISTAPGWEPPDDPDTGSECSHPEVSPSPRFVAAKTQTNQSGKKAPASVVRCATLLHRTPPATQTPTFRTPNSGSPASKATAAESAFSRRVEGKAQNHFEETNSSSQNSSETASPLISNPFPLLQKPYTCGACGIQFQFYNNLLEHMQSHAADNENNIASNQSRSPPAVVEEKWKPQAQRNSANNTTTSGLTPNSMIPEKERQNIAERLLRVMCADLGALSVVSGKEFLKLAQTLVDSGARYGAFSVTEILGNFNTLALKHLPRMYNQVKVKVTCALGSNACLGIGVTCHSQSVGPDSCYILTAYQAEGNHIKSYVLGVKGADIRDSGDLVHHWVQNVLSEFVMSEIRTVYVTDCRVSASAFSKAGMCLRCSACALNSVVQSVLSKRTLQARSMHEVIELLNVCEDLAGSTGLAKETFGSLEETSPPPCWNSVTDSLLLVHERYEQICEFYSRAKKMNLIQSLNKHLLSNLAAILTPVKQAVIELSNESQPTLQLVLPTYVRLEKLFTAKANDAGTVSKLCHLFLEALKENFKVHPAHKVAMILDPQQKLRPVPPYQHEEIIGKVCELINEVKESWTEEADFEPAAKKPRSAPGENPAAQEDDRLGKKEVYDYLQEPLFQATPDLFQYWSCVTQKHTKLAKLAFWLLAVPAVGARSGCVNMCEQALLIKRRRLLSPEDMNKLMFLKSNML
- the ZNF618 gene encoding zinc finger protein 618 isoform X15, whose amino-acid sequence is MNQPGGAAAPQADGASAAGRKSTASRERLKRNQKSTKVEGPEPVPAEASLSAEQGTMTEVKVKTELPDDYIQEVIWQGEAKEEKKGVSKDGTGDVPAEICVVIGGVRNQQTLGSYECGICGKKYKYYNCFQTHVRAHRDTEATSGEGASQGNNFRYTCDICGKKYKYYSCFQEHRDLHAVDVFSVEGAPENRADPFDQGVVATDEVKEEPPEPFQKIGPKTGNYTCEFCGKQYKYYTPYQEHVALHAPITESAFSRRVEGKAQNHFEETNSSSQNSSETASPLISNPFPLLQKPYTCGACGIQFQFYNNLLEHMQSHAADNENNIASNQSRSPPAVVEEKWKPQAQRNSANNTTTSGLTPNSMIPEKERQNIAERLLRVMCADLGALSVVSGKEFLKLAQTLVDSGARYGAFSVTEILGNFNTLALKHLPRMYNQVKVKVTCALGSNACLGIGVTCHSQSVGPDSCYILTAYQAEGNHIKSYVLGVKGADIRDSGDLVHHWVQNVLSEFVMSEIRTVYVTDCRVSASAFSKAGMCLRCSACALNSVVQSVLSKRTLQARSMHEVIELLNVCEDLAGSTGLAKETFGSLEETSPPPCWNSVTDSLLLVHERYEQICEFYSRAKKMNLIQSLNKHLLSNLAAILTPVKQAVIELSNESQPTLQLVLPTYVRLEKLFTAKANDAGTVSKLCHLFLEALKENFKVHPAHKVAMILDPQQKLRPVPPYQHEEIIGKVCELINEVKESWTEEADFEPAAKKPRSAPGENPAAQEDDRLGKKEVYDYLQEPLFQATPDLFQYWSCVTQKHTKLAKLAFWLLAVPAVGARSGCVNMCEQALLIKRRRLLSPEDMNKLMFLKSNML
- the ZNF618 gene encoding zinc finger protein 618 isoform X14, with amino-acid sequence MNQPGGAAAPQADGASAAGRKSTASRERLKRNQKSTKVEGPEPVPAEASLSAEQGTMTEVKVKTELPDDYIQEVIWQGEAKEEKKGVSKDGTGDVPAEICVVIGGVRNQQTLGSYECGICGKKYKYYNCFQTHVRAHRDTEATSGEGASQGNNFRYTCDICGKKYKYYSCFQEHRDLHAVDVFSVEGAPENRADPFDQGVVATDEVKEEPPEPFQKIGPMNNITSEIFKKKEVRQCQKRETGNYTCEFCGKQYKYYTPYQEHVALHAPIKSAFSRRVEGKAQNHFEETNSSSQNSSEPYTCGACGIQFQFYNNLLEHMQSHAADNENNIASNQSRSPPAVVEEKWKPQAQRNSANNTTTSGLTPNSMIPEKERQNIAERLLRVMCADLGALSVVSGKEFLKLAQTLVDSGARYGAFSVTEILGNFNTLALKHLPRMYNQVKVKVTCALGSNACLGIGVTCHSQSVGPDSCYILTAYQAEGNHIKSYVLGVKGADIRDSGDLVHHWVQNVLSEFVMSEIRTVYVTDCRVSASAFSKAGMCLRCSACALNSVVQSVLSKRTLQARSMHEVIELLNVCEDLAGSTGLAKETFGSLEETSPPPCWNSVTDSLLLVHERYEQICEFYSRAKKMNLIQSLNKHLLSNLAAILTPVKQAVIELSNESQPTLQLVLPTYVRLEKLFTAKANDAGTVSKLCHLFLEALKENFKVHPAHKVAMILDPQQKLRPVPPYQHEEIIGKVCELINEVKESWTEEADFEPAAKKPRSAPGENPAAQEDDRLGKKEVYDYLQEPLFQATPDLFQYWSCVTQKHTKLAKLAFWLLAVPAVGARSGCVNMCEQALLIKRRRLLSPEDMNKLMFLKSNML
- the ZNF618 gene encoding zinc finger protein 618 isoform X9, which produces MNQPGGAAAPQADGASAAGRKSTASRERLKRNQKSTKVEGPEPVPAEASLSAEQGTMTEVKVKTELPDDYIQEVIWQGEAKEEKKGVSKDGTGDVPAEICVVIGGVRNQQTLGSYECGICGKKYKYYNCFQTHVRAHRDTEATSGEGASQGNNFRYTCDICGKKYKYYSCFQEHRDLHAVDVFSVEGAPENRADPFDQGVVATDEVKEEPPEPFQKIGPKTGNYTCEFCGKQYKYYTPYQEHVALHAPISTAPGWEPPDDPDTGSECSHPEVSPSPRFVAAKTQTNQSGKKAPASVVRCATLLHRTPPATQTPTFRTPNSGSPASKATAESAFSRRVEGKAQNHFEETNSSSQNSSEPYTCGACGIQFQFYNNLLEHMQSHAADNENNIASNQSRSPPAVVEEKWKPQAQRNSANNTTTSGLTPNSMIPEKERQNIAERLLRVMCADLGALSVVSGKEFLKLAQTLVDSGARYGAFSVTEILGNFNTLALKHLPRMYNQVKVKVTCALGSNACLGIGVTCHSQSVGPDSCYILTAYQAEGNHIKSYVLGVKGADIRDSGDLVHHWVQNVLSEFVMSEIRTVYVTDCRVSASAFSKAGMCLRCSACALNSVVQSVLSKRTLQARSMHEVIELLNVCEDLAGSTGLAKETFGSLEETSPPPCWNSVTDSLLLVHERYEQICEFYSRAKKMNLIQSLNKHLLSNLAAILTPVKQAVIELSNESQPTLQLVLPTYVRLEKLFTAKANDAGTVSKLCHLFLEALKENFKVHPAHKVAMILDPQQKLRPVPPYQHEEIIGKVCELINEVKESWTEEADFEPAAKKPRSAPGENPAAQEDDRLGKKEVYDYLQEPLFQATPDLFQYWSCVTQKHTKLAKLAFWLLAVPAVGARSGCVNMCEQALLIKRRRLLSPEDMNKLMFLKSNML